The proteins below come from a single Rhizobium tropici CIAT 899 genomic window:
- a CDS encoding response regulator produces MTLSTRIAPHLPYLRRYSRALTGTQTSGDAYVAAVLEAIIADISIFPDTDSDRVALYKLFTKLFGSVTLQITEPASPFAWEQRATVNLSKVSPLARQAFLLASVESFRLGEIADILDVSESDAMHLLDTASQEISRQVATDIMIIEDEPLIAMDIEQMVESLGHRVTGIARTHAEAVALYNATKPSMVLADIQLADGSSGIDAVNDILKTASIPVIFITAFPERLLTGERPEPTFLVTKPFNPDMVKALISQALFFNETTKVAA; encoded by the coding sequence ATGACACTTTCCACACGCATTGCGCCGCATCTTCCTTACTTGCGGCGCTATTCACGTGCCTTGACCGGAACGCAGACGTCGGGGGACGCCTATGTTGCTGCGGTTTTGGAAGCCATCATCGCCGACATATCCATCTTTCCGGACACGGACAGCGACCGTGTCGCACTCTATAAACTGTTCACCAAGCTGTTCGGTTCCGTAACACTTCAGATTACTGAACCGGCCTCTCCCTTTGCCTGGGAACAGCGCGCCACCGTGAATCTTTCCAAGGTTTCGCCGCTCGCGCGACAGGCATTCCTGCTTGCCTCCGTTGAAAGTTTCCGCCTCGGCGAGATCGCCGATATCCTCGACGTTTCGGAAAGCGACGCGATGCACCTGCTTGACACTGCTTCCCAGGAAATCTCCCGCCAGGTGGCGACTGATATCATGATCATCGAGGACGAACCGCTGATTGCGATGGATATCGAGCAGATGGTGGAAAGCCTCGGCCATCGCGTTACCGGCATCGCCCGTACACACGCGGAAGCGGTCGCGCTCTACAATGCGACGAAACCGAGCATGGTGCTTGCCGATATCCAGCTTGCCGACGGCAGCTCAGGCATCGATGCCGTCAACGACATCCTCAAGACTGCCAGCATCCCGGTGATCTTCATCACTGCCTTCCCGGAGCGGCTGCTGACGGGCGAACGGCCGGAGCCGACCTTCCTTGTGACCAAGCCTTTCAATCCAGACATGGTGAAGGCCCTCATCAGCCAGGCACTCTTCTTTAACGAAACCACAAAGGTGGCTGCCTGA
- a CDS encoding sensor histidine kinase — protein sequence MRVKGKPVNTSEPLPGAPLSLEGKAALMERALASASVSVLFQDVNLSIRYADNLPDHLQPSVVIGGNDSHLFGEKDGEHLSRLKRGVLDSGKPATAEVEIASGDGIRIYELKMERVGGRKPQGVLSVISEITESRHREKVLKSLLRELSHRSKNLLAIIQGIATQTARHTLSVDNFLIKFRGRLQSLSNSQDLITDSSWRGAYLFELAEKQFAPYWPDAGVPMPIYGINAHLTPNAAVHLGLALHELIVNSASHGAISTGATSITLNCREAELDGKKAIEVAWSERFYTPSDHEFEDNSFSRTVLERVVPTSMNGRADFAIDDGSIGYRITIPETEYEILRRR from the coding sequence ATGCGTGTGAAAGGCAAGCCGGTGAATACGTCTGAACCATTACCCGGCGCGCCTTTGAGTTTGGAAGGCAAGGCCGCTCTGATGGAGCGGGCGCTCGCGAGCGCCAGTGTGTCCGTTCTGTTTCAGGATGTAAATCTCTCGATCCGTTATGCCGACAATCTGCCGGATCATCTACAGCCGTCTGTCGTCATAGGCGGGAATGATTCACATCTCTTCGGCGAAAAGGACGGCGAGCATCTTTCCCGATTGAAGCGCGGCGTGCTCGACAGCGGCAAGCCGGCAACCGCCGAGGTCGAGATCGCCAGCGGCGACGGCATACGCATCTATGAACTTAAAATGGAGCGGGTCGGCGGGCGCAAGCCGCAAGGCGTGCTGTCGGTCATCTCGGAAATCACCGAAAGCCGCCACCGCGAAAAAGTGCTGAAGTCGCTGCTGCGCGAACTGTCGCACCGCTCCAAGAACCTGCTCGCCATCATTCAGGGTATCGCCACGCAGACGGCCCGCCACACGCTTTCGGTCGACAATTTCCTCATCAAGTTCCGCGGTCGCCTGCAATCCCTGTCGAATTCGCAGGATCTCATCACCGATTCCAGCTGGCGAGGCGCCTATCTCTTCGAACTGGCGGAAAAGCAGTTCGCGCCCTATTGGCCCGATGCCGGCGTTCCGATGCCGATCTATGGCATCAACGCCCATCTGACGCCCAATGCGGCCGTGCATCTGGGCCTTGCTCTGCATGAGCTCATCGTCAATTCCGCATCTCACGGCGCCATCTCGACCGGTGCAACCAGCATCACGCTGAACTGCAGGGAAGCCGAACTCGACGGCAAGAAGGCGATCGAAGTGGCATGGTCGGAACGATTCTACACACCCTCTGATCACGAGTTCGAAGATAACAGCTTCAGCCGAACGGTGCTCGAGCGTGTCGTACCGACATCCATGAACGGCCGCGCCGACTTCGCCATTGACGACGGAAGCATCGGCTATCGGATCACCATTCCCGAAACTGAATATGAAATCCTGAGACGCCGCTAA
- a CDS encoding NAD(P)-dependent oxidoreductase, which produces MGRLETGIHKGRLTPAEYDANFSDLHPRLTKHEALVASDRCYFCYDAPCMTACPTSIDIPMFIRQISTGNPIGSAKTIFDQNILGGMCARVCPTEQLCEQACVRNTAEERPVEIGRLQRYATDTAMAENKQFYARAASTGKKIAVIGAGPAGLACAHRLAVKGHDVTIFDAREKAGGLNEYGIATYKAVDDFAQKEVDYVLAIGGIEVRNGQALGRDFSLSDLSQQYDAVFLGLGLAGVNALRAEGEDLDGVADAVAYIADLRQAGNKADIAIGRRVVVLGGGMTAIDAAVQAKLLGAEEVTICYRRGKEHMNASEFEQDLAASKGVIIRHWLAPKRILDKDGKVAGIEVEYTELRDGKLTGTGDVGVIAADQIFKAIGQTFEASGLGALRMEAGRIAIDSEGRTSIEGVWAGGDCVLGGDDLTVSAVAQGRDAAESINRALAAATPAVAVA; this is translated from the coding sequence ATGGGACGACTGGAAACTGGGATTCATAAAGGCAGGCTCACGCCCGCCGAATATGATGCAAACTTTTCCGATCTTCACCCGCGCCTCACCAAGCATGAGGCGCTGGTCGCATCCGACCGCTGTTATTTCTGCTACGACGCGCCGTGCATGACGGCCTGTCCCACCTCCATCGACATTCCGATGTTCATCCGCCAGATCTCGACGGGGAATCCGATCGGCTCTGCCAAGACGATCTTCGATCAGAACATCCTCGGCGGCATGTGCGCCCGCGTCTGTCCCACCGAACAGCTCTGCGAGCAGGCTTGCGTGCGCAACACTGCCGAAGAGCGCCCGGTCGAGATCGGCCGGCTGCAGCGCTATGCGACCGACACGGCGATGGCGGAGAACAAGCAGTTCTATGCGCGCGCCGCATCCACCGGCAAGAAGATCGCGGTCATCGGCGCCGGCCCGGCCGGCCTTGCCTGCGCGCACCGTCTCGCCGTGAAGGGCCATGACGTTACCATCTTCGATGCCCGCGAAAAGGCCGGCGGCCTGAATGAATACGGCATCGCCACCTACAAGGCGGTCGACGACTTCGCCCAGAAGGAAGTCGATTATGTACTCGCCATCGGCGGCATCGAGGTGAGGAACGGCCAGGCGCTCGGCCGCGATTTCAGCCTTTCCGACCTCTCCCAGCAATATGACGCCGTTTTCCTCGGCCTCGGCCTTGCTGGCGTCAACGCGCTGCGCGCCGAAGGCGAGGATCTCGATGGTGTCGCCGATGCCGTCGCCTATATCGCCGACCTTCGCCAGGCCGGCAACAAGGCCGATATCGCCATCGGCCGCCGCGTCGTCGTTCTCGGCGGCGGCATGACCGCGATCGATGCGGCTGTACAGGCAAAACTGCTTGGCGCCGAAGAAGTGACGATCTGCTATCGCCGCGGCAAGGAGCACATGAACGCCTCGGAATTCGAGCAGGACTTGGCCGCCTCCAAGGGCGTCATCATCCGTCATTGGCTGGCCCCGAAGCGCATCCTCGACAAGGATGGCAAGGTCGCCGGTATCGAGGTCGAATATACCGAACTGCGCGACGGCAAGCTTACCGGCACAGGCGATGTCGGCGTCATCGCCGCCGACCAGATTTTCAAGGCGATCGGCCAGACCTTCGAAGCCTCGGGCCTCGGAGCCCTCCGTATGGAGGCCGGCCGCATCGCCATCGACAGCGAAGGCCGGACCTCGATTGAAGGCGTATGGGCCGGCGGCGACTGCGTGCTTGGCGGCGATGACCTGACGGTCTCGGCCGTGGCACAGGGTCGCGACGCGGCCGAATCCATCAACCGTGCGCTCGCTGCCGCCACGCCGGCCGTTGCTGTCGCCTGA
- the preA gene encoding NAD-dependent dihydropyrimidine dehydrogenase subunit PreA yields the protein MADLRNNFVGIKSPNPFWLASAPPTDKAYNVERAFKAGWGGVVWKTLGEEGPPVVNVNGPRYGAIWGADRRLLGLNNIELITDRDLYTNLREMKQVKKNWPDRALIASIMVPCEEQAWKAILPLVEETEADGIELNFGCPHGMSERGMGSAVGQVPEYIEMVVRWCKQYTRMPVITKLTPNITDIRKPARAAKAGGTDAVSLINTINSIVSVDLDNFAPNPTVGGKGSHGGYCGPAVKPIALNMVAEIARDQETYGLPISGIGGITTWRDAAEFLVLGAGNVQVCTAAMTYGFKIVEEMITGLSDWMDEKGHRTLDDVVARAVPNVSDWQYLNLNYIAKAKIDQDACIKCGRCHIACEDTSHQAITNFVDGVRRFEVMEEECVGCNLCVNVCPVENCITMEELPAGALDKRTGKVVDPNYANWTTHPNNPMARQAAE from the coding sequence ATGGCTGATCTCCGCAATAATTTCGTTGGCATCAAATCTCCGAACCCGTTCTGGCTGGCTTCCGCGCCGCCGACCGACAAGGCCTACAACGTCGAGCGCGCCTTCAAGGCAGGCTGGGGCGGCGTGGTCTGGAAAACGCTCGGCGAGGAAGGCCCGCCCGTCGTCAACGTCAACGGCCCGCGCTACGGCGCGATCTGGGGCGCCGACCGCCGCCTGCTCGGTCTCAACAATATCGAGCTGATCACCGACCGCGACCTCTATACCAACCTGCGCGAAATGAAGCAGGTGAAGAAGAACTGGCCGGATCGCGCCTTGATCGCCTCGATCATGGTGCCCTGCGAGGAACAGGCCTGGAAAGCCATCCTGCCGCTGGTCGAGGAAACTGAAGCCGACGGCATCGAGCTCAATTTCGGCTGTCCCCACGGCATGTCCGAACGCGGCATGGGTTCCGCAGTTGGACAGGTGCCGGAATATATCGAAATGGTCGTGCGCTGGTGCAAGCAATACACCCGCATGCCGGTCATCACCAAGCTGACGCCGAATATCACCGATATCCGCAAGCCCGCTCGCGCCGCCAAGGCCGGCGGCACGGATGCCGTGTCGCTGATCAACACGATCAACTCGATTGTCTCGGTCGACCTCGATAATTTCGCTCCGAACCCGACTGTCGGCGGCAAGGGCAGCCATGGCGGCTATTGCGGCCCGGCCGTCAAGCCGATCGCGCTGAACATGGTGGCCGAGATCGCCCGCGATCAGGAAACCTATGGCCTGCCGATATCGGGCATCGGCGGCATCACCACCTGGCGCGATGCGGCGGAATTCCTGGTGCTCGGCGCCGGCAACGTGCAGGTGTGCACGGCGGCCATGACCTACGGCTTCAAGATCGTCGAAGAGATGATCACGGGCCTTTCCGATTGGATGGACGAAAAGGGCCATCGTACTCTGGACGATGTTGTCGCTCGCGCCGTGCCGAATGTCTCCGACTGGCAGTATCTCAACCTCAACTACATCGCCAAGGCGAAGATCGACCAGGATGCCTGCATCAAGTGCGGCCGCTGTCACATCGCCTGCGAGGACACCTCGCACCAGGCGATCACCAACTTCGTCGATGGCGTCAGGCGCTTCGAGGTGATGGAAGAGGAATGCGTCGGCTGCAATCTCTGCGTCAACGTCTGCCCGGTCGAGAACTGCATCACGATGGAAGAGCTTCCGGCAGGCGCCCTCGACAAGCGCACCGGCAAGGTCGTCGACCCGAACTATGCCAACTGGACGACCCATCCGAACAATCCGATGGCGCGGCAGGCGGCGGAATAA
- a CDS encoding TetR family transcriptional regulator C-terminal domain-containing protein, with protein sequence MAIPRAARTQRRTRIQEEKEEIILEAALDVFSVSGFRGSTIDQIAEVAGMSKPNLLYYFRTKEAMHRALIDRVLFTWLEPLRAFDANGNPESEIRSYIRRKLEMARDFPRESRLFANEMLQGAPHVEDELRGPLKALVDEKVEVIRAWAKAGKIAKCDPYHLIFSIWSTTQHYADFDVQVRAVLGDEHSGEGRFEDAARYLEQLFVDGLRIRHS encoded by the coding sequence ATGGCCATCCCCAGAGCCGCCAGGACGCAGCGCCGCACCCGTATCCAGGAAGAGAAAGAGGAAATCATACTGGAAGCCGCGCTCGACGTATTTTCCGTCAGCGGCTTTCGGGGCTCGACCATCGACCAGATCGCCGAGGTCGCCGGCATGTCGAAGCCCAATCTCCTTTATTATTTCCGCACCAAGGAGGCCATGCATCGGGCCTTGATCGACCGGGTGCTGTTTACCTGGCTGGAGCCTCTGCGCGCTTTCGATGCCAACGGCAATCCCGAAAGCGAAATCCGCTCCTATATCCGCCGCAAGCTTGAGATGGCCCGGGATTTTCCGCGCGAAAGCCGGCTTTTCGCCAATGAAATGCTGCAGGGAGCACCGCATGTGGAGGACGAGCTGCGCGGACCTCTGAAGGCTCTCGTCGACGAGAAGGTGGAAGTTATCCGTGCCTGGGCAAAGGCCGGCAAGATCGCCAAATGCGATCCCTATCACCTGATCTTTTCGATCTGGTCGACCACGCAGCATTACGCGGATTTCGACGTGCAGGTGCGCGCCGTGCTTGGTGACGAGCATTCGGGTGAGGGGCGCTTCGAGGATGCCGCCCGCTATCTGGAACAGCTTTTCGTCGACGGGCTTCGGATTCGCCATAGCTGA
- a CDS encoding Zn-dependent hydrolase, with product MVAAPGENMRINGDRLWDTLMDMAKIGPGIAGGNNRQTLTDADAEGRSLFKTWCDKAGLTVGVDKMGTMFATRAGTDPAALPVYVGSHLDTQPTGGKYDGVLGVLAALEVVRTMNDLGIKTKHPIVVTNWANEEGARFAPAMLASGVFAGVHTLDYAYGRKDPDGKTYGAELKRIGWLGDEEVGARKMHAYFEYHIEQGPILEAEDKTIGVVTHCQGLWWLEFTLTGKEAHTGSTPMNLRVNAGLAMSRIIEMVQSVAMENQPGAVGGVGQVFLSPNSRNVLPGKVVFTVDIRTPDKEKLDRMRAKIEAEGKKIADALGVGCSVEAIGHFEPVTFDPKLVTSVRNAAEKLGYSHMNIISGAGHDACWAAKVAPATMVMCPCVGGLSHNEAEEISKEWATAGADVLFHAVVETAEIVA from the coding sequence ATGGTGGCAGCGCCAGGAGAAAACATGCGTATCAATGGCGATCGCCTTTGGGATACGCTGATGGACATGGCGAAGATCGGCCCCGGCATTGCCGGCGGCAACAATCGCCAAACGCTGACCGATGCCGATGCCGAAGGACGCAGCCTCTTCAAGACATGGTGCGACAAAGCCGGCCTGACCGTCGGCGTCGACAAGATGGGTACGATGTTCGCCACCCGCGCCGGCACCGACCCGGCTGCGCTCCCCGTCTATGTCGGTTCGCATCTCGATACCCAGCCGACAGGCGGCAAGTATGACGGCGTCCTCGGCGTGCTCGCAGCGCTCGAAGTCGTCCGCACGATGAACGACCTCGGCATTAAGACCAAGCACCCGATCGTCGTCACCAACTGGGCCAACGAGGAAGGCGCACGCTTCGCACCCGCGATGCTCGCCTCCGGCGTCTTTGCCGGCGTGCACACACTGGACTATGCCTATGGCCGCAAGGACCCGGACGGCAAGACCTACGGCGCAGAGCTGAAGCGCATCGGCTGGCTTGGCGACGAAGAGGTCGGCGCCCGCAAGATGCATGCCTATTTCGAATATCACATCGAGCAGGGCCCGATCCTGGAAGCCGAGGACAAGACCATCGGCGTCGTCACGCACTGTCAGGGCCTGTGGTGGCTGGAATTCACGCTGACCGGCAAGGAAGCCCATACCGGCTCGACGCCGATGAATCTGCGCGTCAATGCCGGCCTTGCCATGTCGCGGATCATCGAGATGGTGCAGAGCGTTGCGATGGAGAATCAGCCGGGGGCCGTCGGCGGCGTCGGCCAGGTCTTCCTCTCGCCGAATTCGCGCAACGTCCTGCCGGGCAAGGTGGTCTTCACCGTCGATATCCGGACGCCCGACAAGGAAAAGCTCGATCGCATGCGTGCCAAGATCGAAGCCGAAGGCAAAAAGATCGCCGATGCCCTCGGCGTCGGCTGCTCGGTCGAAGCCATCGGCCATTTCGAACCGGTCACCTTCGATCCGAAGCTCGTCACTTCCGTGCGCAACGCGGCCGAGAAACTCGGCTACAGCCATATGAACATCATCTCCGGCGCCGGTCACGATGCCTGCTGGGCTGCCAAGGTCGCCCCCGCCACCATGGTCATGTGCCCCTGCGTCGGCGGCCTCTCCCACAACGAGGCGGAAGAAATCTCCAAGGAATGGGCGACCGCCGGCGCGGACGTGCTGTTCCACGCAGTCGTCGAGACGGCGGAGATCGTGGCCTGA
- the hydA gene encoding dihydropyrimidinase, with product MSTVIKGGTIVTADLTYKADVKVEGGKIVEIGQNLSGNEVLDASGCYVMPGGIDPHTHLEMPFMGTYSSDDFESGTRAALAGGTTMVVDFALPSPGQSLLEALTMWDNKSTRATCDYSFHMAITWWGEQVFNEMEAIVRDKGINTFKHFMAYKGALMVDDDEMFSSFQRCAELGALPLVHAENGDVVAQMQAKLLAEGNNGPEAHAYSRPAEVEGEATNRAIMIADMAGSPVYIVHTSCEQAHEAIRRARQKGMRVYGEPLIQHLTLDESEYANPDWDHAARRVMSPPFRNKQHQDSLWAGLASGSLQVVATDHCAFTTEQKRFGLNDFTKIPNGTGGLEDRLPMLWTYGVNTGRLTMNEFVAVTSTNIAKILNVYPKKGAILVGADADIVVWDPKRSKTIAAKTQQSAIDYNVFEGKEVTGLPRYTLTRGVVAIEEGTVKTKEGHGEFVRRDPFTAVNRALSTWKEVTAPRKVQRSGIPASGV from the coding sequence ATGAGCACAGTCATCAAGGGTGGAACCATCGTCACGGCCGACCTGACCTATAAGGCGGACGTGAAGGTCGAAGGCGGCAAGATCGTCGAAATCGGGCAGAATCTCTCGGGCAACGAAGTACTCGATGCCTCTGGCTGTTACGTCATGCCCGGCGGCATCGATCCGCACACGCATCTCGAAATGCCGTTCATGGGAACCTATTCCTCCGACGATTTCGAGAGCGGCACCCGCGCTGCCCTTGCCGGCGGCACGACCATGGTGGTGGATTTTGCACTTCCCTCACCCGGCCAGTCGCTGCTCGAGGCGCTGACCATGTGGGACAACAAGTCCACCCGCGCCACCTGCGACTATTCCTTCCACATGGCGATCACCTGGTGGGGCGAGCAGGTCTTCAACGAGATGGAAGCCATCGTCCGCGACAAGGGCATCAACACCTTCAAGCACTTCATGGCCTATAAGGGCGCGCTGATGGTGGACGACGACGAGATGTTCTCTTCCTTCCAGCGCTGCGCCGAACTTGGCGCATTGCCGCTCGTTCACGCCGAAAACGGCGATGTGGTCGCGCAGATGCAAGCAAAGCTGCTGGCCGAAGGCAATAACGGCCCAGAAGCGCATGCCTATTCCCGCCCGGCCGAGGTCGAAGGCGAGGCAACGAACCGCGCCATCATGATCGCCGACATGGCCGGTTCGCCCGTCTATATCGTCCACACGTCCTGCGAACAGGCGCACGAAGCCATCCGCCGCGCCCGTCAGAAGGGCATGCGCGTCTATGGCGAGCCGCTGATCCAGCACCTGACGCTCGACGAAAGCGAATATGCCAATCCGGATTGGGACCATGCCGCCCGCCGCGTCATGTCGCCGCCCTTCCGCAACAAGCAGCATCAGGACAGCCTCTGGGCCGGCCTTGCCTCCGGCTCGCTGCAAGTGGTCGCGACCGACCACTGCGCTTTTACCACCGAGCAGAAGCGCTTCGGCCTCAACGACTTCACCAAGATCCCGAACGGCACCGGCGGCCTTGAGGATCGCCTGCCGATGCTCTGGACCTACGGCGTCAACACCGGCCGCCTGACGATGAACGAATTCGTCGCCGTCACATCGACCAACATCGCCAAGATCCTCAACGTCTATCCGAAGAAGGGCGCGATCCTCGTCGGCGCCGATGCCGATATCGTCGTCTGGGATCCGAAGCGCTCGAAGACCATCGCCGCCAAGACGCAGCAATCGGCGATCGACTACAATGTCTTCGAGGGCAAGGAAGTCACCGGCCTGCCGCGCTATACGCTGACGCGGGGCGTGGTCGCCATCGAGGAAGGCACGGTGAAGACGAAGGAGGGCCATGGCGAGTTCGTCAGGCGCGATCCCTTCACCGCCGTCAACCGCGCGCTTTCGACCTGGAAAGAAGTCACTGCGCCGCGCAAGGTGCAGCGCAGCGGCATCCCCGCCAGCGGGGTATGA
- a CDS encoding cupin domain-containing protein — MNVSSKPTCRVVRPGSAYAGKQGLSYFEGIAAETVGSTGICMHLLTIPPGARAKAHLHASHETAIYAISGETHCWFGDRLEEHVIVREGEMFYIPAGVPHLPANLSDRPATAVIARTDPNEQESVVLLPDLERYVPR; from the coding sequence ATGAATGTCTCATCGAAGCCCACCTGCCGTGTCGTGCGGCCCGGCAGCGCCTATGCCGGAAAACAGGGCCTCAGCTATTTCGAAGGGATTGCCGCCGAGACAGTGGGTTCGACGGGGATCTGCATGCATCTTTTGACGATCCCGCCCGGCGCCCGCGCCAAGGCGCATCTTCACGCTTCGCATGAGACGGCGATCTATGCGATTTCCGGCGAGACGCATTGCTGGTTCGGCGACCGGTTGGAAGAACACGTCATCGTCCGCGAAGGCGAAATGTTCTATATTCCGGCCGGCGTCCCGCATCTTCCCGCCAATCTCAGCGACCGGCCGGCGACAGCGGTCATCGCCCGCACCGACCCGAACGAGCAGGAAAGCGTCGTCCTGCTGCCGGATCTGGAGCGGTATGTGCCGCGCTAG
- a CDS encoding ABC transporter ATP-binding protein → MTSSASSVVSARNLCLTYDTNDGPVHALSNVDLDVRKGDFVSFIGPSGCGKTTFLRVIADLERKTSGDISVNGMSPEDARKARAYGYVFQAAALYPWRTIEKNIALPLEIMGYDRQEQAKRIARTLDLVNLNGFEHKFPWQLSGGMQQRASIARALAFDADLLLMDEPFGALDEIVRDHLNEQLLKLWKQTNKTICFVTHSIPEAVYLSTKIVVMSPRPGRVTDVIESTLPAERPLDIRETPEFLEIAHRVREGLRAGHSYEE, encoded by the coding sequence ATGACGTCATCCGCTTCCTCCGTCGTCTCCGCGCGGAATCTCTGTCTCACCTACGATACGAACGATGGGCCGGTTCATGCGCTGAGCAATGTCGATCTCGATGTTCGCAAGGGCGATTTCGTCTCCTTCATCGGTCCCTCGGGCTGCGGCAAGACCACCTTTCTGCGCGTCATTGCCGATCTCGAGCGCAAGACATCAGGCGATATCAGCGTCAACGGCATGTCGCCGGAAGATGCCCGCAAGGCCCGCGCCTACGGTTATGTCTTCCAGGCCGCAGCCCTCTATCCCTGGCGCACGATCGAGAAGAACATCGCTTTGCCGCTCGAAATCATGGGCTACGACAGGCAAGAGCAAGCCAAGCGCATCGCGCGGACCCTCGACCTCGTCAATCTCAACGGCTTCGAGCACAAGTTCCCTTGGCAACTATCTGGCGGCATGCAACAGCGTGCCTCGATCGCCCGCGCGCTGGCCTTCGATGCCGATTTGCTATTGATGGATGAGCCCTTCGGTGCGCTGGACGAAATCGTCCGCGATCACCTGAACGAGCAACTTCTGAAACTCTGGAAGCAGACGAACAAGACCATCTGCTTCGTCACCCACTCCATTCCGGAAGCGGTTTATCTCTCGACGAAGATCGTGGTCATGTCGCCGCGGCCGGGCCGCGTCACCGATGTCATCGAATCGACGCTTCCGGCAGAGCGGCCGCTCGACATTCGCGAAACGCCGGAATTCCTGGAAATCGCTCACCGCGTCCGGGAAGGACTGAGAGCGGGGCACAGTTATGAGGAATAG
- a CDS encoding ABC transporter permease: MEKEQFFKHKFLPVTTIVLAIILLWYVFAAALNAPFQRDLDRRGNVTPTALEFIGKTLSQPKPTLPAPHQVAQNVFENTFLRVPTSNRSLVYNAWITLAPTAVGFAFGTILGVLFAVGIVHLVALDRSLMPWIIASQTIPILAIAPTIIVVFSALGIDGLIPKALISTYLSFFPVTVGMTKGLRSPEIMHLDLMRTYNASSWQTFWKLRVPASVPFLFTSMKVAIAASLVGTIVGELPTGAVAGIGAKLLAGSYYSQTIDIWAALVAGSVLAAVLVGIVSIAARIVDRSMGGRTA; the protein is encoded by the coding sequence ATGGAAAAGGAACAGTTCTTCAAGCACAAGTTCCTGCCGGTCACGACGATCGTCCTGGCGATCATCCTGCTCTGGTATGTCTTCGCCGCCGCTCTTAATGCACCGTTCCAGCGCGATCTGGACCGGCGCGGCAATGTCACGCCGACGGCGCTGGAATTCATCGGCAAGACGCTGTCGCAGCCGAAGCCGACCCTGCCGGCACCGCATCAGGTTGCGCAGAATGTCTTCGAAAACACTTTCCTGCGAGTGCCGACAAGCAACCGCAGCCTCGTCTACAATGCGTGGATAACGCTGGCGCCGACTGCGGTCGGCTTCGCATTCGGCACGATCCTCGGCGTTCTCTTCGCCGTCGGCATCGTTCACCTCGTCGCACTCGACCGCAGTCTGATGCCATGGATCATCGCGTCGCAGACGATTCCGATCCTCGCCATCGCGCCGACGATCATCGTCGTCTTCAGTGCCCTTGGCATAGACGGACTGATCCCGAAAGCACTGATTTCCACCTATCTGTCGTTCTTCCCGGTCACCGTCGGCATGACAAAGGGCCTGCGCTCGCCGGAAATCATGCATCTCGACCTGATGCGCACCTATAATGCCAGCAGCTGGCAGACCTTCTGGAAGTTGCGCGTGCCGGCTTCGGTCCCCTTCCTCTTCACCTCCATGAAGGTTGCGATTGCCGCAAGCCTGGTCGGAACGATCGTCGGCGAGCTGCCGACGGGCGCGGTCGCCGGCATCGGCGCAAAACTGCTCGCCGGCTCCTATTACAGCCAGACGATCGATATATGGGCCGCTCTCGTCGCAGGCTCCGTCCTCGCGGCGGTCCTCGTCGGTATCGTCAGCATCGCTGCCCGCATCGTCGACCGTTCGATGGGAGGCAGAACGGCATGA